A genomic region of Raphanus sativus cultivar WK10039 chromosome 6, ASM80110v3, whole genome shotgun sequence contains the following coding sequences:
- the LOC108808048 gene encoding pectinesterase inhibitor 2-like, protein MATTYMMNNLLVSCLMFFVMIGSLNTKPADTKAICGRAKNPSFCTSFMKANPKISGADIKMLASITFSAALTSAQIALMKFLSLATKETNPALKKGCTSCVEQYKNTISSLEEAAKSFTSGDGPGMNIKVLAAMKGPTTCQDGLAKVKADPSIAKTTLHSIIYSFENGLSLEMSNMFTCPVPSRIAAD, encoded by the exons ATGGCGACAACATACATGATGAACAACCTTCTTGTGTCTTGTCTGATGTTTTTTGTAATGATTGGTTCCTTAAACACAAAACCTGCAGACACCAAAGCAATTTGCGGGAGAGCAAAAAACCCATCCTTCTGCACAAGCTTCATGAAAGCAAACCCAAAGATTTCAGGTGCTGATATTAAAATGCTTGCATCGATCACCTTCAGCGCTGCACTAACAAGCGCACAAATAGCTTTGATGAAGTTTCTGTCTCTTGCCACGAAAGAAACTAACCCTGCTTTGAAGAAAGGATGCACCTCGTGCGTGGAGCAGTACAAGAATACCATCAGCAGTCTCGAGGAAGCTGCGAAGAGCTTTACATCAGGAGATGGTCCAGGGATGAACATCAAGGTCTTAGCAGCTATGAAAGGTCCTACAACATGTCAAGATGGCTTGGCAAAAGTCAAAGCTGATCCGTCAATTGCCAAGACTACTCTACATTCTAtca TTTATTCATTTGAAAATGGACTATCTCTAGAGATGTCAAACATGTTTACCTGTCCCGTTCCGTCCCGTATCGCAGCTGATTAG